One window of the Equus asinus isolate D_3611 breed Donkey chromosome 28, EquAss-T2T_v2, whole genome shotgun sequence genome contains the following:
- the CMTR2 gene encoding cap-specific mRNA (nucleoside-2'-O-)-methyltransferase 2, protein MSKCRKPPLGSSPETFSPDVLADVAELFAKKFSYGKSLNNEWQLPDASEIFTCDHKEFNAFLDLKNSLNEVKNLLSDKKLDEWHEHTAFTNKAGKIISHVRKSVNAELCTQAWCKFHEILWSFPLIPQEAFHNGKLNTLHLCEAPGAFIASLNHYLKSHRLPCDWSWVANTLNPYHEANDNLMMIMDDRLIANTLHQWYFGPDNTGDIMTLQYLTGLQNFVSNMATIHLITADGSFDCQGNPGEQEALVSSLHYCEVVTALMTLGNGGSFVLKMFTLFEHCSINLMYLLNCSFDQVHVFKPATSKAGNSEVYVVCLHYKGREAVHPLLSEMVLNFGPEMTRKALFSHHVIPESFLKRHEECCVFFHKYQLETISENIRLFECMGKGEEAKLNNLRDCAVQYFMQKFQLKPLARNKWLVKKSNIGCSTNTKWFGQRNKYFKTYNERKMLETLSWKDKVAKGYFNSWAEEHAAYHPGQCSLLEGTASDCECPLWHILEGKKLPKVKCSPFCDGEILKALNEAIEKSLGGALNLDSKFRAKQQYYCSCHIFSEELIFSELFSLTKCLQDDQVVEPSNRVKCLLVGFPTRSDFQMHIPLEVRLLESAELMTFSCSLLHDGDPTYQQLFLDCLLHSLQQLHTGDVMILPVLSCFTRFMAGLVFVLHSCFRFITFSCPTSSEPLKTCAVLLCVGYQDLPNPVFQYLQNVSDLLSALLNADAPEQVLEFVPMEVLLKGALLDFLWDLNAAIAKRHLHLIIQREREEIISSLQLGN, encoded by the coding sequence atgagtAAGTGCAGAAAGCCACCactgggttcaagtcctgagACATTCAGCCCAGATGTTCTTGCTGACGTTGCTGAACTCTTTGCCAAGAAGTTTTCTTATGGCAAATCACTTAATAATGAGTGGCAGTTACCAGATGCTAGTGAGATTTTCACCTGTGACCACAAGGAATTTAATGCATTTCTTGATTTGAAGAACTCTCTAAATGAAGTAAAAAACCTACTGAGTGATAAGAAACTGGATGAATGGCATGAGCACACTGCTTTCactaataaagctggaaaaataatttctcatgTGAGAAAATCTGTGAATGCCGAACTTTGTACGCAAGCATGGTGTAAGTTTCATGAAATTTTGTGGAGCTTTCCACTTATTCCACAGGAAGCTTTTCACAATGGAAAACTGAATACTCTCCACCTTTGTGAAGCCCCTGGAGCTTTTATAGCTAGTCTCAATCACTACTTAAAATCCCATCGACTCCCCTGTGATTGGAGTTGGGTGGCTAATACTCTGAATCCATACCATGAAGCAAATGACAATCTTATGATGATTATGGATGACCGACTTATTGCAAATACTTTGCATCAGTGGTATTTTGGTCCAGATAACACCGGTGATATCATGACTTTGCAATATCTGACCGGACTGCAGAATTTCGTAAGCAACATGGCTACCATTCACTTGATCACTGCGGATGGGAGTTTTGATTGCCAAGGAAATCCAGGCGAACAAGAAGCTTTAGTCTCTTCTTTGCATTACTGTGAAGTTGTCACTGCTCTGATGACTCTTGGAAATGGTGGCTCTTTTGTTCTAAAGATGTTTACTTTGTTTGAACATTGTTCCATAAACCTGATGTACCTGCTAAACTGTTCTTTTGACCAAGTCCACGTTTTCAAACCTGCTACTAGCAAGGCAGGAAACTCAGAAGTATATGTGGTATGTCTCCACTATAAGGGAAGAGAGGCAGTCCATCCTCTGTTATCTGAGATGGTGCTGAATTTTGGCCCTGAAATGACCAGGAAAGCTCTCTTTTCCCATCATGTGATTCCAGAATCTTTTCTTAAAAGACATGAGGAATGTTGTGTGTTCTTTCATAAATACCAGCTAGAGACTATTTCTGAGAACATTCGTCTGTTTGAGTGCATGGGGAAAGGGGAAGAAGCAAAGCTGAATAATTTAAGGGACTGTGCTGTTCAGTACTTCATGCAAAAGTTTCAATTGAAACCTCTTGCCAGAAATAAATGGTTAGTAAAAAAATCTAATATTGGTTGTAGTACAAATACAAAATGGTTTGGGCAGaggaacaaatattttaaaacctataATGAAAGGAAAATGCTGGAAACCCTTTCATGGAAAGATAAGGTGGCCAAAGGATACTTTAACAGTTGGGCTGAAGAACATGCTGCATATCATCCTGGGCAGTGTTCTCTTTTAGAAGGGACCGCTTCTGATTGTGAGTGTCCGTTATGGCATATTTTAGAgggaaagaaactgccaaaggtAAAGTGTTCTCCTTTCTGCGATGGTGAAATTTTAAAGGCTCTTAATGAAGCAATTGAAAAGTCATTAGGAGGAGCCTTAAATTTGGATTCCAAGTTTAGGGCAAAACAGCAGTATTACTGTTCTTGTCACATTTTTTCTGAAGAACTGATATTTTCTGAGTTGTTTAGCCTTACCAAGTGCCTTCAGGATGACCAGGTTGTAGAACCTAGTAACCGAGTAAAGTGCCTGCTCGTGGGTTTTCCAACTCGCTCTGACTTCCAAATGCATATACCATTGGAAGTTCGACTCCTGGAATCAGCTGAACTCATGACTTTTAGCTGTTCATTGCTTCATGATGGAGACCCAACTTACCAGCAGTTATTTTTGGACTGCCttctacattcattgcagcagCTGCATACAGGAGATGTTATGATTTTGCCTGTGCTTTCTTGTTTTACAAGGTTTATGGCTGGTTTGGTCTTTGTACTCCACAGCTGTTTTAGGTTCATCACATTTTCTTGTCCCACATCCTCTGAACCCCTGAAGACCTGTGCAGTCCTGCTATGTGTTGGTTATCAGGACCTTCCAAATCCAGTTTTCCAGTATCTGCAGAATGTGAGTGACTTGTTGAGTGCTCTGCTGAACGCTGATGCTCCGGAGCAGGTTTTAGAGTTTGTGCCAATGGAGGTGCTCCTTAAGGGGGCACTGCTTGATTTTTTGTGGGATTTGAATGCTGCCATTGCTAAAAGGCATTTGCATTTGATtattcaaagagagagagaagaaatcatcaGCAGCCTTCAGTTAGGAAATTGA